The sequence CGCGCGTAGTCGGCGGCGATTGGCGAGACCGGTCAGATCGTCGCGGCCGGAAAGCGAATCGAGCGCCGTCACCTGGCTGCGCAATTCTTCGAGCGAACGGAACAGCTCGGTCAGATCGCGCGTGACCCAGACCACTAACGGCACACCGTCGTCGTCGGTGCACGTCTCCGAACGCGTTTCGACCCAGCGATAACTACCGTCGGTGCGACGCAATCGATAGGCAATGTTGCGATACGTCTGGTCGAATCCGTGCGCGGCTTGATCGACGGCGATGCGGGCGACATCGTCCGGGTGAAACAGCTCATAGACGGCGCGGCCGATAAGGTCTTGCGGTTGCCAGCCGAAATAAGTCGCGAACGAATTTGACGCGAACAAGAAGCGGCCGCTGGGATCATGTAAGGAAATGCAGTCGCGCGCATGCTCGACGATCAATCGTAATGTCGGTACGTCTAATGGTGCCTGCGCGCCGAGCTGACGGCGCAGCTCGGCGGCATCGCGCTCGAGCGAGTTGAGTTGTTCGATTAATTTGCCGGGTTCTACGGGGGGCACGGTTCGCCTACCTATGTTGCCTCACTCGGTTTGGTTGAGCCGCTTTGAAACAGTTCCTGGCTAGCTTAGCCGGTGGGTCGTTGCCGTTGTTATTTTTTATCTGTTTTTTCTTTCCCTTTCCCCTTGCCGTCATCGCCGATATCGATGCCGACATCGACACCGGTATTGCCGGCATCACTATCGCCGTTATTACTACCACTGCTGTTATCGCCGCCACTGCTAGAGCTGCCACCATAGTGATATGTCGCGCTCAATCCGTGAAAAGCCTGTCGCGGATATCAGTGGCGCGCGCAATTCCTTTGCGGCTTAAAGGGAGAAGCGGCTTAACGTTGCAAACGTAACGGATTGTTCGGATCGATGCCCGGCCCGAACGGCAGCTTGCGATCGATGTTAGTGATTTGATAGACCTTGCCGATCCAATTGTTAATCACCGCCTCGGCGGTATCGTGCCAAGTATTGTCGAGCGTTGCTGCCACCAGCGCCTCCGGCAGTTCCGGAATCGGTTGTTGCTGCGTGTGCGCCGCAATGATACGGCCTTTGTGCTCGTCGAGAATGGCGCGGGTTTGTGCGCTGAAATAGTTGTCGACGAATGGCGGGTAATCGCTACGCTCACCAGCGGCGAAACGAGTGACCTCGCGTTTGTATTCCTTGAGCAGGCTGACCGTGTCGTATTCCGGATGGCCCTGAAAGAACACCATGCGAAAGCCGTCTTCGCTGACGGCCAGGTGTACGCCCGCTTCGTCGCCTTCCGCCAGAATCGGCAACCGCGCCGCGGCAAATTGCTCGTGGCTGATATCGTTGAAGCGCGAATGCGGCACGTCGAAACGGGTGTTGACGTCGCTGACCAGCGGATGCCGCCGATCGACCACACGATGCGGGAACACGCCCCAGCGTTTGAAGCCGAGCGGCCGGCGTTTTTGCCCGTAACGAAATTGCAGCACCGCATGCGTTGCCAAACACGAGCACAGCGTCGACGTGACGTTCGCCGTCGCCCAGTCGATGACTTCGATCAACGGTTGCCAGAACGGCTCGAGCGCTAAATCGGGTTGCGTCACATTGGCGCCGGTGATGATGAGCGCATCGAGGCCGTCGCGTTTGATCTGCTCGAAACTTTCGTAGTGCTTCGCCACATGTGCGCTTGCCTCCGGTCCGCGCTTCAATTCCTTGAGCGTGAACGGATGCATATAGAACTGGGCGATTTGGTTGCTCTCGCCGATCAGCCGGAAAAATTGCCGTTCGGTTGCCGCCAGCGCCGCGTCCGGCATCATATTAAGCAAGCCGATGTGCAGCTCGCGGATGTCCTGCTTCAACGCAACATCGCGCGGCACGACGGTCTCGCCCTCACGGCGGAGGGCATCGAAGGCGGGGAGATCGGAATTGGCAACGAGGGGC is a genomic window of Gammaproteobacteria bacterium containing:
- a CDS encoding homoserine O-succinyltransferase, whose protein sequence is MPLVANSDLPAFDALRREGETVVPRDVALKQDIRELHIGLLNMMPDAALAATERQFFRLIGESNQIAQFYMHPFTLKELKRGPEASAHVAKHYESFEQIKRDGLDALIITGANVTQPDLALEPFWQPLIEVIDWATANVTSTLCSCLATHAVLQFRYGQKRRPLGFKRWGVFPHRVVDRRHPLVSDVNTRFDVPHSRFNDISHEQFAAARLPILAEGDEAGVHLAVSEDGFRMVFFQGHPEYDTVSLLKEYKREVTRFAAGERSDYPPFVDNYFSAQTRAILDEHKGRIIAAHTQQQPIPELPEALVAATLDNTWHDTAEAVINNWIGKVYQITNIDRKLPFGPGIDPNNPLRLQR
- a CDS encoding GGDEF domain-containing protein — encoded protein: MPPVEPGKLIEQLNSLERDAAELRRQLGAQAPLDVPTLRLIVEHARDCISLHDPSGRFLFASNSFATYFGWQPQDLIGRAVYELFHPDDVARIAVDQAAHGFDQTYRNIAYRLRRTDGSYRWVETRSETCTDDDGVPLVVWVTRDLTELFRSLEELRSQVTALDSLSGRDDLTGLANRRRLRARLGSLLKEGQRRRHFAVALIDVDHFKKINDTFGHVTGDATLIAIANALAQTCRDVDMVGRYGGDEFCAIYVDTQLEQARELAKRQCEAVTRLKLSEARPTISVGVTAYEEGDNIDALLQRADTALYQAKTNGRNQVQTDRATAAL